One genomic region from Yarrowia lipolytica chromosome 1C, complete sequence encodes:
- a CDS encoding uncharacterized protein (Compare to YALI0C11946g, similar to Saccharomyces cerevisiae EXO70 (YJL085W); ancestral locus Anc_1.281, weakly similar to uniprot|P19658 Saccharomyces cerevisiae YJL085w EXO70 70 kDa exocyst complex protein) — MSLRPDEVDVRILEENLLKTNTLVESMVASCQKISNSSYKAEITIEPISGMQRRMQVYETNLNNCLKVVDGIRDYAKVTAREEKIIRQGPEAVGLPAYVAAIQSVIRVNDEIEQRKLHSIPKVKEKAVDLARMGTSGLKENLATILKEESNPIDPVPILASGKPFPLMSPKNADKLNELMGIVARFSARQDNTYVDSRSRYLAMSLSPVASKVKPTVRTGKAPYDKQSNGIHIYAEALLKMLQAEHDNLRCAFPKDEARVKQYFTQLAQTPLQTYQAAGEEISNHVQRNISTDALLIFELIEGTVALKRGLEPLTNSAAPLDRLIQSSYNVSQGVFTEILKICEARVQQVMTLPSDNGVCDATVEVMSRIRRFAEYKDSAVLAISGMKYQQWIPQPRPAWMSTFSSAPAGYTTTKPQELLSAVFSDSIDAFYVTLEMKAKQLNPKKPSQVGFFLLTNLTLIERFVTKSEVYKVLGGQGRERLEKLRKRGLNLFLEGWKATASLLMDTTVVNSKGSLSSKDRELVKDKFKTFNADFEELVKNHKTYTITDPALKQLLAKEVAFICPLYHRYYDKHIGGDFSKNVDKYIKYDKAQFDRVLQELGD; from the coding sequence ATGTCTCTACGACCCGACGAAGTGGACGTGCGGATTTTGGAGGAGAACCTGCTGAAAACCAACACGCTGGTGGAAAGCATGGTTGCGAGTTGCCAAAAGATCTCCAACTCGTCATACAAGGCCGAAATCACGATCGAGCCCATCTCGGGCATGCAACGACGAATGCAAGTCTACGAAACCAACCTGAACAACTGCCtcaaggtggtggacgGCATCAGGGACTACGCCAAGGTGACGGCAagagaggagaagatcatcCGACAGGGCCCCGAGGCGGTGGGTCTGCCTGCCTACGTGGCGGCCATTCAATCTGTGATTCGAGTCAACGACGAAATCGAACAGCGAAAACTGCACAGCATTCCCAAGGTCAAAGAGAAGGCCGTGGACCTGGCTCGAATGGGAACGTCTGGTCTTAAGGAGAACCTCGCTACCATCCTCAAGGAGGAATCTAACCCAATTGATCCTGTTCCTATCCTGGCTTCCGGAAAACCCTTTCCTCTGATGAGTCCCAAGAACGCAGACAAGCTGAACGAGTTGATGGGCATCGTGGCGCGATTCTCAGCCCGACAAGACAACACCTACGTTGACTCGCGAAGCCGGTATCTCGCCATGTCTCTCTCTCCGGTAGCTAGTAAGGTGAAGCCCACTGTTCGAACAGGCAAGGCTCCTTACGACAAGCAGTCCAACGGCATTCATATTTACGCTGAGGCACTGCTGAAGATGTTGCAGGCAGAACACGACAACCTGCGATGTGCCTTTCCCAAAGACGAAGCACGTGTCAAGCAATACTTCACGCAACTGGCACAGACTCCTCTGCAAACCTATCAGGCTGCAGGAGAGGAAATTTCAAATCACGTGCAACGCAACATCTCGACCGACGCCCTGCTCATTTTCGAGCTTATTGAGGGCACCGTGGCTCTGAAGCGAGGCCTCGAGCCGCTTACTAACTCCGCTGCTCCTCTCGATCGCCTAATTCAGAGCAGTTACAACGTCTCTCAGGGCGTGTTTACCGAAATTCTCAAAATCTGTGAGGCCAGAGTACAACAGGTGATGACCTTGCCGTCCGACAATGGTGTCTGTGACGCTACAGTAGAGGTTATGAGTCGAATCCGACGGTTTGCCGAGTATAAGGACTCCGCAGTGCTCGCAATCAGTGGTATGAAGTACCAGCAATGGATCCCACAGCCCCGTCCAGCGTGGATGTCGACCTTTTCATCCGCGCCGGCAGGCTACACGACAACCAAGCCTCAAGAACTTCTTTCGGCTGTTTTCTCAGACTCTATTGACGCCTTCTACGTGaccttggagatgaaggCGAAGCAGCTGAACCCTAAGAAGCCGTCTCAGGTCGGCTTCTTTCTACTTACTAACCTGACCCTGATTGAGCGGTTCGTAACGAAATCAGAGGTCTACAAGGTTCTtggaggtcaaggacgagaacggctggagaagctgcgaAAGCGAGGTCTTAACCTGTTCCTGGAGGGCTGGAAGGCTACCGCTTCGTTGCTTATGGACACCACGGTGGTCAATTCCAAGGGTTCCCTTTCTTCCAAGGATCGAgagctggtcaaggacaagttTAAGACGTTCAACGCGGACTTTGAGGAGCTTGTCAAGAATCATAAAACTTACACCATCACCGATCCGGCCTTGAAACAGCTTCTGGCTAAGGAGGTGGCGTTCATTTGTCCCCTCTACCATCGATACTACGATAAGCATATTGGAGGAGACTTTTCCAAGAATGtggacaagtacatcaagTACGATAAGGCGCAATTTGATCGGGTGCTGCAGGAGCTCGGAGACTAA
- a CDS encoding uncharacterized protein (Compare to YALI0C11836g, highly similar to uniprot|Q6CC74 Yarrowia lipolytica YALI0C11825g) → MNRNSTDLFTFVTKKQDLDVLRKASIKRRDGGSPAALPTPDPGHFQSTSQTAKPKTRISNSTLGAPALASHQQHHHQHRNPGYASSATNRSSTSLSSVESKRSSSFSSLGPRTATGSVSLHDFEHRVPTPSSSASSVMSAPPAPQPRNKQGCTQQGLDGPAGARVSASGSNSSVNASLHPPSTPRSKLHLVHGSPLSPDLSSDDDDNGFIAFIPTNKMGNSSVSTLQSHHNALSGQAHQNGNGEPMMHKSNSLKAVIKSATSKGSSRVSSSSSSSTSHHSPSSRNSSKSRHSSLTGQQPTFSSQPPQPSSQLNPSHSNPTNMSTKPVKQTVSASATSSSLDQITPHDRRCLPISRPTTTTMAL, encoded by the coding sequence ATGAACCGTAATTCCACGGACCTATTCACGTTTGTCACTAAAAAACAGGACCTGGACGTGCTGCGAAAGGCGTCTATAAAAAGGCGCGATGGTGGCTCGCCCGCCGCGCTGCCCACACCAGACCCCGGCCACTTCCAGTCTACCAGCCAGACCGCAAAACCAAAAACTCGTATCTCAAACTCTACCCTGGGGGCTCCTGCACTGGCAAGTCAccaacagcaccaccaccagcaccgAAACCCTGGCTACGCCAGCAGCGCCACCAACCGGTCGTCCACGTCGCTAAGCAGCGTAGAATCGAAACGgtcgtcgtccttctccagccTCGGCCCGCGCACCGCCACAGGGTCCGTGTCTCTTCACGACTTTGAACACCGGGTGCCTACTCCGTCGTCCTCCGCATCTTCTGTCATGTCGGCCCCCCCTGCACCACAACCCCGCAACAAACAAGGTTGCACCCAGCAAGGTTTGGACGGGCCCGCAGGAGCTCGAGTGTCAGCAAGCGGGTCAAATAGCAGCGTCAACGCCTCACTCCACCCTCCCTCCACTCCCCGATCCAAGCTCCATCTGGTCCACGGATCGCCGCTGTCTCCCGATCTCTcgtccgacgacgacgacaatgGCTTTATAGCCTTCATTCCGACCAACAAGATGGGAAACTCGAGTGTCTCGACTTTGCAGAGCCATCACAATGCCCTTAGTGGGCAGGCGCACCAAAACGGCAACGGCGAGCCCATGATGCACAAGTCAAACTCGCTCAAGGCTGTCATCAAGTCAGCCACCAGCAAGGGCTCGTCACGTgtcagctcctccagctcctcttccacctcccaccactccccctcctccagaaactcgtccaAATCAAGacactcctccttgaccgGCCAGCAGCCCACTTTTTCGTCCCAACCGCCCCAACCGTCAAGCCAGCTCAACCCGTCACACTCCAACCCCACGAACATGTCCACTAAGCCGGTCAAACAGACCGTGTCTGCCTCGGCCACATCCAGCAGCCTGGACCAAATCACCCCCCATGATCGCCGCTGTCTCCCGATCTCTcgtccgacgacgacgacaatgGCTTTATAG
- a CDS encoding uncharacterized protein (Compare to YALI0C11880g, similar to Saccharomyces cerevisiae RPE1 (YJL121C); ancestral locus Anc_1.234, similar to uniprot|P46969 Saccharomyces cerevisiae YJL121c POS18 Ribulose-phosphate 3-epimerase) has product MVQPIIAPSILSSDFAKLGAQSRMMVDYGADWLHVDIMDGHFVPNISFGPTVVKCLRAELLKGEAFFDCHMMVTDPLRWVEPMADAGADQYTFHYEACYDHEEVIKAIKAKGMKAGIAIKPATSVEVVYPLVDQLDLVLVMTVEPGFGGQKFQQDMMPKVAALRERYPNLNIEVDGGLGPQTVDDAGAAGANVIVAGTSVYHSDSPPRTIKEMRDKLITYQKDIEMAAEHPEIVTIQQEILPVPAAASA; this is encoded by the coding sequence ATGGTCCAGCCAATCATCGCCCCCTCTATTCTTTCCTCAGACTTTGCCAAGCTCGGCGCACAATCGCGAATGATGGTCGACTACGGAGCGGACTGGCTCCACGTTGACATCATGGATGGCCACTTTGTGCCCAACATTTCGTTTGGCCCCACCGTGGTCAAGTGCCTGCGAGCCGAACTTCTCAAGGGCGAGGCGTTTTTTGACTGCCACATGATGGTCACTGATCCCCTACGATGGGTCGAGCCCATGGCCGACGCCGGAGCCGACCAGTACACCTTCCACTACGAGGCATGCTACGACCACGAGGAGGTCatcaaggccatcaaggccaagggaATGAAGGCCGGCATTGCTATCAAGCCCGCCACCTCGGTGGAGGTTGTCTACCCTCTGGTTGACCAGCTTGATCTGGTTCTCGTCATGACTGTGGAGCCTGGCTTTGGAGGCCAGAAGTTCCAGCAGGACATGATGCCCAAGGTGGCTGCTCTGAGAGAGCGATACCCCAACCTCAACATCGAGGTCGATGGTGGTCTTGGCCCCCAGACCGTCGATGACGCcggagctgctggtgctaATGTCATTGTCGCCGGTACCTCTGTCTACCACTCCGACTCTCCTCCCCGaaccatcaaggagatgcgAGACAAGCTCATCACCTATCAGAAGGACATTGAGATGGCCGCCGAGCACCCCGAGATCGTTACCATCCAGCAAGAGATTCTGCCTGTCCCCgctgctgcctctgccTAA
- a CDS encoding uncharacterized protein (Compare to YALI0C11968g, weakly similar to KLLA0E05632g Kluyveromyces lactis IPF 3479.1): MNAVNRTSIPEIYYLTSRAQMKLTKESVRPDLKLRQLVCHANLVDNLLGELSARRQKQTMVKLSEDAYDSVAVSSSDDDEDDDDDSPDLSDSSSDEDDAEYMKQPNYTYHPYQQEMLFEDASSEYNEFNPPPLYSVINTGIGAN; this comes from the coding sequence ATGAACGCTGTCAACCGGACCTCGATACCCGAAATCTACTACCTGACTTCGCGCGCACAAATGaagctgaccaaggagTCTGTGCGACCTGATCTCAAGCTGCGGCAACTCGTGTGCCATGCCAACCTCGTGGACAACCTGCTGGGCGAGCTGTCTGCCCGACGACAAAAGCAAACAATGGTCAAGCTGTCTGAGGATGCTTACGATTCCGTTGCTGTCTCTTCCTCtgatgacgatgaggatgacgacgacgactctcCCGATCTGTCGGACTCCTCTTCTGATGAGGATGACGCAGAGTACATGAAACAGCCCAACTACACCTACCACCCCTACCAGCAAGAAATGCTGTTTGAGGATGCCTCCAGCGAGTACAACGAGTTcaaccctcctcctctgtACTCGGTTATCAACACTGGTATTGGAGCCAACTAG
- a CDS encoding uncharacterized protein (Compare to YALI0C11858g, weakly similar to uniprot|Q6C3X9 Yarrowia lipolytica YALI0E31383g): MSKKSTSPPSSPSSAGSSSKPKKPDPAVRKTRSKTGCLTCRRRRVKCDEARPTCMNCIKAGRKCDYNMRLSFRSGLSSKLMQQIGKTEVGEQVMDFSDTDTLRFAHTESVPASSQQPPLYVNFPVKEESQSEGRLDREVPRFQVVKKEDLEHEWRVETVTEGTVTELADTTDEHRKQTGEVPVHQQQQPAPVVFQAYEPDCKQPKTVVDVQVEQVPPLQRDMLHYVPSATESPLSNPIAIFLLREYVYKHGQGISCYDRYNVSPASIFDDVNHHSLRGISNFWTFDVPLAALTCDFLLHAVLAWSALNHSMFAPEDSQYKLLGMEHYHTSIQLLSSEIRMGTYKHNPMPAAATCLILAFFETYCGDLGNWFRHMTGAHEIIRETTLSELSHIGEVHSVFGLQQLELLYSYLRMDIMHSIVGGTGTFAPWQFWASVPSRVASNPAVYANDEILKIFARICFYIEEENVRKRGGTVQQSNERFNESLSKWKELKDIIAQFRNTFSGLLAPQPLRGPPELSPFGPKSNRASYHHDLVAAFLATAEILLHRIDPNVPVMGFAAIPFTAKACIEPMLEVIRSLPVSPKSFMVSDIYTTDQTGICLSHGEKLQILCSFTVPFFLAAVQVMEPAQHEFVACWFQDMYQSTGFKTALIIKNSLLRGWSDARKRMAARSASASPASASESPESVVSPESSTSSVTEGKPRIRMDNGTLMGYDGKPVDSVSDPANRVRFAHGVLGDTTEMIQKLKLSESESDGHSPQSQQEHL; this comes from the coding sequence ATGTCCAAAAAATCGACCTCGCCGCCGTCGTCGCCATCGTCAGCCGGCTCGTCGTCCAAGCCCAAAAAACCTGACCCGGCCGTACGCAAGACCAGATCGAAAACAGGCTGTTTGACATGCCGAAGACGGCGGGTAAAGTGCGACGAGGCTCGGCCAACGTGTATGAATTGCATCAAGGCTGGCCGCAAATGCGACTACAACATGCGACTTTCGTTCCGGTCGGGCCTATCGTCCAAGCTCATGCAGCAGATTGGGAAAACAGAGGTGGGCGAACAAGTGATGGACTTTTCGGATACAGATACCCTGCGGTTTGCACACACGGAAAGCGTGCCGGCCAGCTCACAGCAACCGCCGCTGTATGTGAACTTTcccgtcaaggaggagtcaCAATCGGAAGGCAGGCTCGATCGGGAAGTCCCTAGATTCCAGGTGGTCAAAAAGGAGGATCTCGAGCATGAGTGGAGAGTGGAGACGGTGACGGAGGGAACAGTAACCGAGCTGGCAGACACAACAGATGAGCACAGAAAACAGACCGGGGAGGTCCCAGTCcatcagcaacagcagcctgCCCCTGTGGTTTTCCAGGCCTACGAGCCGGATTGCAAACAACCAAAGACAGTGGTGGATGTGCAAGTCGAACAAGTGCCGCCTCTTCAGCGCGACATGCTGCACTATGTCCCGTCAGCGACGGAGTCGCCTCTGTCAAACCCCATCGCCATCTTCCTGCTCAGAGAGTATGTGTACAAGCACGGTCAGGGTATCTCATGCTACGACAGATACAACGTGTCTCCTGCGTCGATCTTCGATGATGTCAACCACCACAGCTTGCGGGGCATTTCAAACTTCTGGACCTTCGATGTCCCACTGGCAGCTCTCACCTGTGATTTCTTACTACATGCCGTGCTAGCTTGGTCGGCCTTGAACCACTCCATGTTCGCCCCCGAAGACTCACAGTACAAGCTGCTTGGCATGGAGCATTACCACACATCCATTCAGTTGCTTTCATCTGAGATCCGCATGGGCACCTACAAACACAATCCAAtgcctgctgctgccacaTGTTTGATTCTGGCATTCTTTGAGACATATTGTGGCGATCTGGGCAACTGGTTTAGACACATGACCGGTGCCCATGAGATCATCCGAGAAACCACTCTGTCTGAGCTATCTCATATTGGAGAGGTTCACTCCGTTTTCggcctccagcagctggagtTGTTGTATTCATATCTCCGTATGGATATCATGCATTCTATAGTGGGTGGAACCGGAACTTTTGCTCCCTGGCAGTTTTGGGCTTCGGTTCCTTCAAGAGTGGCGTCCAACCCTGCAGTCTATGCAAacgacgagattctcaagatATTTGCACGAATCTGTTTCtacattgaggaggagaatgTTCGAAAGCGGGGCGGCACAGTCCAGCAGTCGAATGAGCGATTCAACGAGAGTCTCAGCAAGTGGAAAGAGCTCAAAGACATTATTGCTCAGTTCAGAAACACATTTTCTGGTCTTCTGGCACCCCAGCCTCTTCGTGGACCACCGGAACTGTCTCCCTTTGGTCCTAAATCTAACCGAGCCAGTTACCACCATGATCTTGTGGCAGCATTTCTCGCTACAGCTGAAATTCTGTTGCATCGAATCGATCCCAACGTGCCCGTGATGGGATTTGCAGCAATTCCGTTCACAGCAAAGGCGTGTATAGAGCCTATGCTGGAGGTGATTCGTAGCCTGCCGGTCTCTCCCAAGTCGTTTATGGTGTCTGATATTTACACCACCGACCAGACCGGTATATGTCTGAGTCACGGTGAAAAGCTGCAGATACTATGCTCTTTCACCGTGCctttcttcttggcagctGTTCAGGTGATGGAGCCTGCTCAGCATGAGTTTGTTGCCTGCTGGTTTCAGGATATGTACCAGAGTACTGGTTTCAAGACTGCTCTGATTATCAAGAACTCGCTGCTTCGAGGATGGTCCGATGCGCGAAAACGAATGGCTGCGCGATCTGCTTCTGCCTCTCCCGCGTCTGCTTCTGAGTCGCCCGAGAGCGTGGTTTCCCCCGAgtcttccacctcttctgTTACAGAGGGCAAACCCCGAATCCGGATGGATAATGGTACGTTAATGGGCTACGATGGCAAGCCTGTGGACTCGGTGTCTGATCCAGCCAACCGGGTGAGATTTGCGCATGGAGTTCTTGGGGACACGACGGAGATGATACAGAAGTTGAAACTGAGCGAGAGTGAGAGTGATGGCCACAGTCCCCAGTCGCAGCAGGAGCACCTGTGA
- a CDS encoding uncharacterized protein (Compare to YALI0C11803g, similar to uniprot|P00817 Saccharomyces cerevisiae YBR011c Inorganic pyrophosphatase), producing MLRQVVRPLRGSRISARLRGPGAGFFCAQTSSSGFFSSFQVTRAMSYKTRTNGQLYTKDFKLYIENEAGDPISAFHDIPVYPDSGKIRFEQPKSDLVNMVVEVPRWSNAKMEISKSAELNPITQDVKKDRVRFVRNFYPHHGYCHNYGAIPQTWENPHVKDSLTQIEGDNDPIDVVDIGQALGKMGQVKTVKVVGALGLIDEGETDWKIIAIDVRDPRAAKINDISDVSKSVLNDIYDWFKYYKVPDGKPANNFAFDGKFLNKAEALDVVYEGHVHWLELLKGNVPAGEIDLTNVTLTDTKGFKSRHDVAIKANEVVEPAKVSSSVNDWLVVERE from the coding sequence ATGTTGCGACAGGTCGTCCGTCCTCTGAGAGGCTCCCGTATTTCTGCGCGGCTCCGGGGCCCCGGCGCTGGCTTCTTCTGTGCCCAAacctcctcttctggctTCTTTTCGTCTTTCCAGGTCACCCGAGCCATGTCGTACAAAACCAGAACCAACGGCCAATTGTACACCAAGGACTTCAAGCTGTACATTGAGAACGAGGCTGGCGATCCCATTTCCGCCTTCCATGACATTCCCGTGTACCCCGACAGCGGCAAGATTCGATTTGAGCAACCCAAGAGCGATCTGGTGaacatggtggtggaggttcCGCGATGGAGCAACgccaagatggagatcTCAAAGTCTGCCGAGCTCAATCCCATCACCCAGGACGTGAAGAAGGACCGGGTTCGGTTTGTGCGAAACTTCTACCCCCATCACGGCTACTGTCACAACTACGGAGCTATCCCCCAGACGTGGGAGAACCCTCATGTCAAGGACAGCCTGACCCAAATTGAGGGAGACAATGACCCCATTGACGTTGTGGACATTGGCCAGGCTCTCGGAAAAATGGGCCAGGTCAAGACCGTCAAGGTGGTCGGCGCCCTAGGTCTTATTGATGAGGGCGAGACCGACTGGAAGATTATCGCCATTGACGTTCGAGACCCGCGAGCCGCCAAGATCAACGACATTTCCGACGTGTCCAAGTCGGTTCTCAATGACATCTACGACTGGTTCAAGTACTACAAGGTGCCTGACGGAAAGCCTGCTAACAACTTTGCCTTCGATGGcaagttcctcaacaaAGCTGAGGCTCTCGACGTGGTGTACGAGGGTCACGTACATTGGCTGGAGCTACTCAAGGGAAACGTTCCTGCCGGCGAGATTGATCTGACCAATGTGACTCTGACCGACACCAAGGGATTCAAGAGCAGACACGATGTGGCAATCAAGGCCAATGAGGTGGTTGAGCCTGCCAAGGTCAGCTCCAGCGTCAACGACTGGCTAGTTGTTGAGCGGGAATAA
- a CDS encoding uncharacterized protein (Compare to YALI0C11825g, some similarities with uniprot|Q6CC73 Yarrowia lipolytica YALI0C11836g, similar to Saccharomyces cerevisiae YBR225W; ancestral locus Anc_6.123): MGNSSVSTLQSHHNALSGQAHQNGNGEPMMHKSNSLKAVIKSATSKGSSRVSSSSSSSTSHHSPSSRNSSKSRHSSLTGQQPTFSSQPPQPSSQLNPSHSNPTNMSTKPVKQTVSASATSSSLDQITPQAQQPPPSQTQQQQQQQQQQQQSTTNGPAGSAANAPYFVKGPHRRTEGGHMMWDGLTTVSDSSSKLSLSRQTSNTSVATARSGNSNRSVHSERSSHSRHSQKPTQNAQNAPMPPPTPITAASSSAHNKRKSYKPVTKKSTENLYYNYFTEFLNNSKESDSLIYAATRREAWIQYQQSAFEGYQSDIAELWGMMALRFILHGALLFSPGSLALKNSSDTKNVLEFQGITKEQWSWQLAFDFPDAMVYGYEWQLGTVPQSRGGGGPANYIQVTGKSLDKLPFSDNYFDIISAKCLWYLIQSDQWVPLFKELRRVLKPGGYIETLICDFAQINPNPLEEKYWSRLTNALRARRMHIEPSQHVASHLNAAGFHNIHRAYTALPRAWGGRVGDLTDLLTMFFSTTLMIHFGNLNNEERKDYCRLMADRGSGAKINTAYKFMACYAQKPE, from the coding sequence ATGGGAAACTCGAGTGTCTCGACTTTGCAGAGCCATCACAATGCCCTTAGTGGGCAGGCGCACCAAAACGGCAACGGCGAGCCCATGATGCACAAGTCAAACTCGCTCAAGGCTGTCATCAAGTCAGCCACCAGCAAGGGCTCGTCACGTgtcagctcctccagctcctcttccacctcccaccactccccctcctccagaaactcgtccaAATCAAGacactcctccttgaccgGCCAGCAGCCCACTTTTTCGTCCCAACCGCCCCAACCGTCAAGCCAGCTCAACCCGTCACACTCCAACCCCACGAACATGTCCACTAAGCCGGTCAAACAGACCGTGTCTGCCTCGGCCACATCCAGCAGCCTGGACCAAATCACCCCCCAGGCccaacaaccaccaccgtcCCAgacacaacaacaacaacaacaacaacaacaacaacaacaatcaACAACTAATGGACCCGCGGGGTCGGCCGCCAACGCCCCCTATTTCGTCAAGGGCCCACACAGGCGcacagaaggaggccaCATGATGTGGGACGGCCTGACCACCGTGTCGGACTCGTCGTCAAAGCTCTCGCTGTCGAGACAGACCTCCAACACCTCAGTGGCAACTGCCCGCAGCGGCAACTCCAACCGGTCCGTGCACTCCGAACGATCCTCGCATTCTCGACACTCGCAAAAGCCAACACAAAACGCACAGAATGCGCCCATGCCGCCACCGACGCCCATCACGGCAGCCTCTTCGTCGGCACACAACAAACGCAAGTCGTACAAACCGGTcaccaaaaaaagcacAGAGAACCTCTACTACAACTACTTCACcgagttcctcaacaactccaaggagTCCGACTCACTCATCTACGCCGCCACCCGACGAGAAGCATGGATTcagtaccagcagtctgCGTTTGAGGGCTACCAGTCCGATATCGCGGAACTGTGGGGCATGATGGCGCTTCGTTTCATTCTCCATGGAGCCctgctcttctctccagGCTCTCTGGCCCTCAAGAACTCATCCGACACCAAAAACGTGCTCGAGTTCCAGGGCATCACAAAGGAACAGTGGTCGTGGCAACTGGCCTTCGATTTCCCCGACGCTATGGTCTACGGCTACGAGTGGCAGCTGGGAACGGTCCCGCAGTcacgaggaggaggaggacctGCTAACTACATTCAGGTGACCGGTAAATCTCTGGATAAGCTGCCGTTTTCAGACAATTACTTTGATATCATTTCCGCAAAGTGTCTGTGGTACCTGATTCAGAGTGACCAGTGGGTGCCCCTGTTCAAGGAACTCAGACGGGTGCTGAAACCGGGAGGATATATCGAGACGCTCATCTGCGACTTTGCCCAAATCAACCCTAATCCTCTGGAGGAAAAGTACTGGTCTCGGCTGACCAACGCTCTACGTGCTCGACGAATGCATATCGAGCCCTCTCAGCATGTCGCTTCACATCTCAACGCTGCTGGGTTTCACAACATCCACAGAGCGTACACTGCCTTACCTCGAGCTTGGGGCGGTAGAGTCGGAGATCTAACTGATCTTCTCACcatgttcttctccacgacGCTCATGATTCATTTTGGAAACCTCAACAATGAGGAGCGCAAGGACTACTGCCGACTGATGGCCGACAGAGGCAGTGGAGCCAAAATTAACACCGCCTACAAATTCATGGCGTGTTACGCTCAGAAGCCAGAGTAG